In Salisediminibacterium beveridgei, one DNA window encodes the following:
- the dndD gene encoding DNA sulfur modification protein DndD has product MIDLYIPESSTSRSNPNIILIGGLNGAGKTTILKAIHFALFGKREMSSSDYERIFANVLNNQYASEGGREASVTLSLETDNYDTLEIKVIWQFDKNKKLIHEDRQIKYYKAGSNFATSQRVEDPKSYERMIDKLIPIHAAPFFIFDGEELKDIIIRQKRSGLKESIDRITGITMYNRYLNDLQQIQSNLQSDLSKTTSLRETERNQTRVNEIDNELKKISEDIKYYSDKKTIVYNKRQRTREEIDNKLKNNQNSRDELINERNIIESKITNIESDYIKNMIPHLPELLLADKIKILQERLYKEREYNKHILRRETSLEPYYKFMNQLFNEDISPPLTDVQKNKIKNLGEQIWLKDSSQNQEYPLEGPIRHQLSDQDINMIRNISFQNTEQFKTNIKNMKELQEQLITIKERIENAPGAQDISKEQAEAERLALLNRDLERKIKSIYSKKDKLDDEKRRLNRKITDAINKGSNASKLHDQYNSVTKLIAASDEFITKLREHKSETISSEFAQMLNTLFRKKDEFGDVFFDINDYQIKIHSSTGQLLSITDRSAGEMQMISSAFIWALTKASNLKLPMVIDTPLGRLDSYHRNELIHNYYKNLSDQVIILSTDTEITKEYIDFMKEHSYKQYLLEYNEEKKYTLVRADYFSFV; this is encoded by the coding sequence ATGATTGATTTATACATTCCTGAAAGTTCAACATCACGATCAAATCCAAACATTATTTTAATCGGTGGTCTAAACGGGGCTGGTAAAACAACGATTTTAAAAGCTATTCATTTCGCACTCTTCGGTAAACGCGAGATGTCTTCAAGTGATTATGAAAGAATTTTCGCCAATGTTCTAAACAATCAATATGCAAGTGAAGGCGGTCGCGAAGCTTCTGTTACACTTTCTTTAGAAACTGATAACTATGATACACTTGAAATCAAAGTTATCTGGCAATTTGACAAAAATAAAAAACTGATCCACGAAGACCGGCAGATTAAGTATTATAAAGCTGGTTCAAATTTTGCTACCTCTCAGAGAGTTGAGGACCCCAAATCTTATGAAAGAATGATTGACAAATTAATCCCAATTCATGCTGCTCCATTTTTCATTTTTGATGGTGAAGAATTGAAAGATATAATCATCCGTCAAAAAAGGTCTGGATTAAAGGAGTCAATCGATAGAATAACTGGTATAACAATGTACAATCGATACCTCAATGATTTACAACAAATTCAAAGTAACCTTCAAAGTGATCTATCAAAAACAACCAGTCTGCGAGAGACTGAAAGAAATCAAACGAGAGTCAATGAGATAGATAATGAATTGAAAAAAATCTCAGAAGATATAAAATATTATTCGGATAAAAAAACAATTGTTTATAATAAACGACAAAGAACAAGAGAAGAAATCGATAACAAATTAAAGAACAATCAAAATTCGAGAGATGAACTTATAAACGAGCGAAATATAATTGAATCTAAGATTACGAATATCGAATCTGATTACATTAAAAATATGATCCCTCATCTGCCAGAACTCCTTTTGGCTGATAAAATCAAAATACTGCAAGAAAGACTATACAAAGAAAGAGAATACAATAAACACATACTCCGTAGAGAGACATCTTTAGAACCTTACTATAAATTTATGAATCAGCTGTTCAACGAAGATATATCACCACCACTCACCGATGTTCAAAAAAATAAAATCAAGAACTTAGGTGAACAAATTTGGCTAAAAGATTCATCACAAAATCAAGAATATCCATTAGAAGGTCCAATAAGACACCAACTTTCAGATCAAGATATCAATATGATTCGAAATATCAGTTTCCAAAATACAGAACAATTTAAAACAAACATAAAAAATATGAAGGAGTTACAAGAACAGTTAATTACAATTAAAGAGCGAATTGAAAATGCACCTGGTGCACAAGATATTTCAAAAGAACAAGCAGAAGCTGAACGCTTAGCTCTTTTAAATCGGGATTTAGAGAGAAAAATCAAAAGCATCTATAGCAAAAAAGATAAACTTGATGATGAGAAGCGAAGACTTAACAGGAAAATCACAGATGCGATCAATAAAGGTTCAAATGCTTCAAAACTGCACGATCAGTATAACAGCGTAACTAAATTAATTGCTGCAAGTGATGAATTTATCACAAAATTAAGAGAGCATAAATCAGAGACAATCAGCTCTGAGTTTGCCCAAATGCTAAATACACTGTTTCGAAAGAAAGATGAATTCGGTGATGTTTTTTTTGATATTAATGACTATCAAATTAAAATACACAGTTCTACCGGTCAGCTATTATCCATTACTGATCGTTCTGCCGGAGAAATGCAAATGATATCTTCTGCCTTTATATGGGCCCTTACAAAAGCATCGAATTTAAAACTTCCAATGGTTATCGATACCCCACTCGGCCGCTTGGACAGTTATCACAGAAACGAATTGATCCATAATTACTACAAGAATTTAAGCGATCAGGTAATTATTCTTTCAACAGATACAGAAATCACAAAAGAATATATCGATTTTATGAAGGAACATTCGTATAAACAATATTTATTAGAATACAATGAAGAAAAAAAATATACACTGGTACGAGCTGACTACTTCAGTTTCGTTTAA
- a CDS encoding DndE family protein yields the protein MGTPRMHINYDAYEVINDLKNHLNCERPQAIEIAFAKGMSSPENDFSSTNKSNSKKWEVPVNIIKGDKYTLYKALIIEELKEDSLTEDELKNQFVYFIEKGAAIIKLELNRLNDLTDYRIAILNQDR from the coding sequence ATGGGTACACCTCGGATGCATATAAATTACGATGCATATGAAGTGATCAACGATCTTAAAAATCACTTGAATTGTGAAAGACCCCAAGCAATAGAAATCGCATTTGCAAAAGGAATGTCATCTCCAGAAAATGATTTTTCTTCAACAAATAAAAGTAACTCAAAGAAATGGGAGGTCCCTGTGAATATAATTAAAGGCGACAAATATACTTTATACAAGGCGCTGATTATTGAAGAACTGAAGGAAGATTCATTGACCGAGGACGAATTAAAAAATCAATTTGTGTATTTCATCGAAAAAGGTGCAGCAATTATAAAATTAGAATTAAATCGTCTTAATGATTTAACCGATTATCGAATAGCAATTTTAAACCAGGATCGTTGA
- the dptH gene encoding DNA phosphorothioation-dependent restriction protein DptH — protein MLNQFYNFIAGLLIEELQKIAHPGARYFLKLDYEEEVESLLLAIENHEKTFESNYQLDSNTEYRAIQFSGNDTTIITDGTSKGTTPDFLVTLRNKVSDQSADWDKTSLLSIICKDLDSIKGGSSDLQKRGMPFNSNMLKIDLKNKIEESSLESFEKVILIDHLDNMLQTDAIDGYSLLDFKEVFGILNQGIIENKDYEKISLFVDDDLYGKRPKEIKNRLTDNRELFEQVRRMHDFGNPDEELPKIFSEKGVRLLKKDDWETVSYSEVAKSIEEKKIEDKQTKIYIDKIDLQPGVCWEKYYKETVAGRRKRSLLVFNEENHEYIELNIKFNITGGKEKSLNSKFLKISSGGEYVVEQYVKQKTINLKLKGNPDEIVYIHLTYKHEDKISLGGEFKIAILPFEESIFLDIKTRFNIDAKKKWIEITDDISELKIGNGRNQNYSIDKFDQTIQLDNEINTTLVPSLTAYNEMDQLRFSAVIQNVTFTFLLTTELTEAIPITALNIWKMKRERQDHFKYLDGKLFIGTDEYYTRPEYSTFLKWENEWLQQGLYSGEVLAGQLQRKDIVIHEDLADAFSHITNYFNKYSTLPSLAYVSSEYFQIAESFIAEYLNQIERVSMEGTPKERVDMMNFCCIKNNEEFLITAFHPISIAYQLEVSKQLSSDEYPSSILERLTMNSLVPFIYNRKGENMKVDEENPLKQWIKYKPGENISFTDSMNYLSKVVEDKMMQFQNHFDYLFMKESSAPYRINVVNINNDHEILSGILNWMIHNIKTYGLENVREIQVSIYSNNYADSSFDYFSRMKSSKEIANEFKLDLRSKNYDEIDMIRVIREKLFYYKHSLKNEYSYAHLTFYKMGTDERYAIEQVFDMKSGISLNGLLTTTSKMRTNAGYQSGFGLKGFESFSNSQLVKTVKYQNELCANNKNAGNDKYYKDVSIISRKNVETEQELNSIFRASHWVTFVDPDVDLDYFQSFNDSLVVIHYSDQYSSSSRYDAITVTNKSEQYYNVINEYLLSKDLKVSEEHIESAIKAFNAFNGEWLLRVIGSKGQFDREKLSILSGIKYCLSYFDHPDILWVPVSLEEVIRVAGAFGLSKQGGVFTAKNLGVTGSHSDDILFIGMEQNEKGIEFHFYPIEVKIGWNQSGVIDKAKKQINSTSALFQNHLIYNDELDNSFEIKFYRQFFIQLFLSNYNKMVQSNFWNEKYYGLSENIKSKIVNDEFSISTTLNSLIGKGCIVSFEKDGNPIARAEFEDQITILRFNEFDGTKGIIESIEEHRQRLVSGKLDLSSDRLLSLIYRNSQNTEKVPDVTVEKTDYNNQSEKKAEPIDVLNNGNEDQYTPVETNDPPVDKTPSCQSQNSVPIEDVRILIGKALGSNKNIYWEYGNKNLANRHLLISGKSGQGKTYFMQCILYELSKQGIPSIVVDYTEGFLPNQLETEFVNRLEGKIKQHIVFNDKLPINPFKQHEKNIGGIVLEENETDVAERIKSVFSSVYSSLGVQQLNAIYQATQNGVKKLKNNMSLTQLGNELEALETNYAKTTLSQIRSFIDRNPFDSQDGEMDWSKIILSDGDVNIIQLTGYSREVQLMITEFMLWDLWSYSVRNGDKNIPIPVIMDEAQNLDHRKDSPSARILTEGRKFGWSAWYATQFLKSQFGTDELTRLQNAGEKVYFAPPESEIGPIAGNLVNQNEDKKHWERKLSTLSKGKCIVHGPISNNGELSNNIANLVEITPFENRN, from the coding sequence ATGTTAAATCAATTTTATAATTTTATAGCAGGGTTGTTAATTGAGGAATTACAAAAAATTGCTCATCCGGGAGCACGTTATTTTCTTAAACTGGACTATGAAGAAGAAGTAGAATCTTTACTCTTGGCAATTGAAAATCATGAGAAGACTTTCGAAAGTAACTATCAGCTTGATTCAAACACTGAATATAGAGCAATACAATTTAGCGGTAACGATACGACTATAATTACAGATGGAACATCAAAGGGTACAACTCCGGACTTTCTTGTCACATTAAGAAACAAAGTCAGTGATCAATCAGCCGATTGGGATAAAACGTCTTTACTTAGTATTATTTGTAAGGATTTGGATAGTATAAAAGGCGGCAGCAGTGATTTACAAAAAAGGGGAATGCCTTTTAACTCAAATATGCTAAAGATTGACTTAAAAAACAAAATTGAAGAAAGTTCACTTGAATCGTTTGAAAAAGTTATTTTGATAGATCACTTGGACAACATGTTGCAGACAGATGCAATTGACGGATACTCATTGCTAGATTTCAAAGAAGTGTTTGGAATATTAAATCAAGGAATTATAGAAAATAAGGATTATGAGAAAATTTCATTATTCGTTGATGATGACCTTTATGGAAAAAGGCCAAAAGAAATAAAGAATAGATTAACCGATAATCGTGAATTGTTTGAACAGGTTAGAAGAATGCATGATTTTGGGAATCCAGATGAAGAATTGCCTAAAATATTCAGTGAGAAAGGCGTGAGGCTTCTTAAAAAAGATGATTGGGAAACTGTATCATATTCAGAGGTTGCTAAATCTATTGAAGAGAAAAAGATTGAAGATAAGCAAACAAAAATATATATAGATAAAATTGATCTTCAACCAGGGGTATGCTGGGAGAAATATTATAAGGAAACAGTAGCAGGACGAAGAAAAAGAAGTCTGCTGGTATTTAATGAAGAAAACCATGAATATATTGAGCTTAATATTAAATTTAATATAACAGGAGGTAAAGAAAAAAGTTTAAATTCAAAATTTTTGAAAATATCCTCTGGTGGCGAATACGTTGTCGAACAGTATGTAAAACAAAAAACAATTAATTTAAAATTAAAAGGGAATCCTGATGAAATTGTTTATATTCATTTAACCTACAAACATGAAGATAAAATTTCATTGGGCGGAGAATTTAAAATTGCGATTTTGCCATTTGAAGAGTCGATTTTTTTAGATATAAAAACTAGATTTAATATTGATGCGAAGAAAAAATGGATTGAAATTACTGATGATATTTCGGAATTGAAAATTGGCAATGGTCGAAATCAAAATTATTCAATAGATAAATTCGACCAAACGATTCAACTTGATAACGAAATAAATACTACATTAGTACCTTCATTGACAGCTTATAATGAGATGGATCAATTAAGATTTTCCGCGGTTATTCAAAATGTCACATTCACTTTTTTGTTAACAACAGAATTAACTGAGGCCATTCCAATAACTGCATTAAACATTTGGAAAATGAAAAGAGAAAGACAAGATCATTTTAAATATTTAGATGGTAAATTGTTTATTGGCACTGATGAATACTATACTCGTCCTGAGTATTCAACGTTTTTAAAATGGGAAAATGAGTGGTTGCAGCAAGGACTTTATTCTGGAGAAGTGCTTGCCGGGCAATTACAAAGAAAAGATATTGTTATTCATGAAGATCTAGCGGATGCGTTTAGTCATATTACAAATTATTTTAATAAATATTCTACACTTCCGAGTTTAGCATATGTCTCTTCAGAATATTTTCAAATAGCTGAAAGTTTTATTGCTGAATATTTAAATCAAATTGAAAGAGTGAGTATGGAAGGAACACCGAAAGAACGTGTAGATATGATGAACTTTTGCTGTATAAAAAATAATGAAGAATTTCTTATTACGGCATTTCATCCAATATCAATCGCTTATCAGTTAGAAGTTTCAAAACAATTATCTAGTGATGAGTATCCATCCAGTATTTTAGAAAGATTGACAATGAACTCCCTTGTTCCTTTTATCTATAATAGGAAGGGGGAAAATATGAAAGTCGATGAAGAAAACCCTCTTAAGCAATGGATCAAGTATAAGCCCGGTGAGAATATATCATTTACCGATAGCATGAATTATTTATCCAAAGTGGTCGAGGATAAAATGATGCAATTCCAAAATCATTTTGATTATTTATTCATGAAAGAATCATCAGCACCTTATCGCATAAATGTTGTAAATATCAATAATGATCATGAAATTCTTTCTGGGATTTTAAATTGGATGATCCATAATATCAAAACATATGGATTGGAAAATGTGAGAGAAATCCAGGTCTCAATTTATTCTAATAATTATGCAGATTCATCTTTTGATTATTTTTCAAGAATGAAAAGTTCAAAAGAAATAGCTAATGAGTTTAAGTTAGATTTAAGGTCTAAAAACTATGATGAAATTGATATGATCAGAGTGATCAGAGAGAAACTATTTTATTATAAACATAGTTTAAAAAATGAATATTCATATGCTCATTTAACGTTTTATAAAATGGGTACCGATGAAAGATATGCAATTGAGCAAGTATTCGATATGAAATCAGGTATCAGTTTAAATGGTTTATTAACAACCACGTCAAAAATGAGAACTAATGCTGGGTATCAATCGGGTTTTGGGCTTAAGGGATTTGAAAGTTTTTCAAATTCACAACTTGTAAAAACAGTGAAATATCAAAATGAACTTTGTGCGAATAATAAAAACGCAGGTAACGACAAATATTATAAAGATGTGTCGATTATATCTCGGAAAAATGTTGAAACTGAACAAGAACTTAACTCAATTTTTAGAGCTTCTCACTGGGTGACGTTTGTTGATCCGGATGTTGATTTAGATTATTTTCAATCTTTTAATGACAGTCTGGTAGTAATTCACTACAGTGATCAGTATTCATCATCTTCGAGGTATGATGCGATCACAGTGACGAATAAGTCAGAGCAGTACTACAATGTTATAAATGAATATTTATTATCCAAGGACTTAAAAGTTTCTGAAGAGCATATTGAATCAGCTATTAAAGCCTTTAATGCATTCAATGGTGAATGGTTATTAAGAGTCATCGGAAGTAAAGGACAATTTGATAGAGAAAAACTCAGTATTTTGTCAGGGATTAAATATTGTTTGAGTTATTTTGATCACCCTGATATTTTGTGGGTGCCCGTTTCACTTGAAGAAGTAATCAGGGTTGCAGGGGCATTTGGACTAAGTAAACAAGGTGGTGTTTTTACTGCAAAGAACTTAGGAGTCACTGGAAGTCATAGTGACGATATACTTTTTATAGGTATGGAACAGAATGAGAAAGGTATTGAATTTCATTTTTATCCCATCGAAGTAAAGATAGGATGGAATCAGTCTGGAGTAATTGATAAGGCTAAAAAACAAATTAATTCAACTTCGGCCTTATTTCAAAATCACCTGATTTATAACGATGAGTTAGACAACTCATTTGAAATTAAATTTTACAGACAATTTTTCATCCAATTATTTTTATCAAATTATAATAAGATGGTACAAAGTAACTTTTGGAATGAAAAGTATTATGGATTAAGTGAAAATATTAAGTCGAAAATTGTGAATGATGAGTTTTCAATTTCAACCACTCTAAACTCGCTTATTGGCAAAGGGTGCATCGTTTCGTTTGAAAAGGACGGTAATCCAATTGCTCGAGCGGAATTCGAAGATCAAATTACAATTTTAAGATTTAATGAGTTTGATGGCACTAAAGGTATTATAGAGTCAATTGAAGAACATAGACAAAGACTAGTGAGTGGGAAGTTAGATCTTTCTTCCGACAGATTATTGAGTCTAATCTATCGTAACAGTCAAAACACCGAAAAAGTTCCGGATGTGACTGTTGAAAAAACTGACTATAATAATCAATCAGAGAAAAAAGCAGAACCGATTGATGTATTAAATAATGGAAATGAAGATCAGTATACCCCAGTCGAAACAAATGATCCGCCTGTTGATAAGACGCCCAGTTGTCAATCACAAAATAGTGTTCCAATCGAAGACGTAAGAATTTTAATTGGGAAAGCCTTAGGAAGCAATAAAAATATATATTGGGAATACGGAAATAAAAATTTAGCAAATCGTCATTTATTAATTTCAGGAAAATCAGGTCAAGGTAAGACATATTTTATGCAATGCATATTATATGAATTATCGAAGCAGGGAATCCCAAGTATTGTGGTTGATTATACTGAAGGGTTTTTACCTAATCAGTTGGAAACAGAATTTGTAAATAGACTGGAAGGGAAAATCAAACAACATATAGTATTTAACGATAAGCTGCCAATAAACCCGTTCAAACAGCATGAAAAGAACATCGGAGGCATTGTCCTGGAAGAAAATGAAACAGATGTCGCAGAAAGAATTAAAAGTGTTTTCTCATCTGTTTACAGTTCACTTGGCGTTCAACAATTGAATGCTATTTATCAGGCGACTCAAAATGGGGTTAAGAAATTAAAGAATAATATGTCGTTAACACAGCTAGGAAATGAACTTGAGGCATTAGAAACGAATTACGCAAAAACAACATTATCACAAATACGCAGTTTTATAGATCGTAATCCTTTTGATAGTCAAGATGGCGAGATGGACTGGAGTAAAATAATATTAAGTGATGGCGATGTGAATATTATCCAGCTAACAGGGTATAGCAGAGAAGTACAGTTGATGATCACTGAGTTTATGCTATGGGATTTGTGGAGTTATTCTGTTAGAAACGGAGATAAAAATATACCCATTCCTGTTATAATGGATGAAGCGCAAAATCTCGATCATCGAAAAGATTCTCCATCTGCCAGGATTTTAACTGAAGGACGTAAGTTTGGATGGTCTGCTTGGTATGCAACTCAATTTCTTAAATCACAGTTTGGTACTGATGAATTAACGCGTCTACAAAATGCAGGTGAAAAAGTATATTTCGCCCCACCTGAAAGTGAAATCGGTCCAATTGCAGGAAATTTAGTAAATCAAAATGAAGATAAGAAACATTGGGAAAGAAAATTATCGACTCTTTCAAAAGGCAAATGCATTGTTCATGGTCCAATAAGCAACAACGGAGAATTGAGTAATAATATTGCTAATCTTGTGGAAATCACGCCATTTGAGAATCGGAATTAA
- the dptG gene encoding DNA phosphorothioation-dependent restriction protein DptG, with amino-acid sequence MKLNIEELKKLAKGQHSTGNIHDILPFRANDKGIKVNGDFKNILGEFSRLIKSSALENETAPLLSKEDTGEYFTEEVTIGEKISKQVTVDDESSRDDLRRLIEIILSDRKENNIIRPIHPHVFLYYPLSDNKNQKDYEKKVAQFAKDILGYNNDKLSKVFDKSEEDDLLIKLILDHLENLKNSSKGNKYQALNSNVITMFQQDFIFISRHREFFLDHVELLFQYYLFFYVSQLALNFHRFDKGDHNTIFPLYYGLDWETLSKRRPSISDSLSYKNLRDIYKSTFVHIHCQSQLSHLLKNEIDVKEKRFQTYKDLMELLDEEEERREFLQSLNEWLQKYCEIRGDVTYEGPVETIQQAIEKLFHYMRTSMSTSVCENYGKSLENIMHGQFLKFRGSLGYSLNITQEFLILVTALATQGKTKITLKEYFKELENRGVQFDQYSKEKIIDLLDSINIIEKKSDSGDAQYVKSIL; translated from the coding sequence ATGAAGTTAAATATAGAAGAATTAAAAAAATTAGCAAAAGGTCAGCACAGCACCGGAAATATTCATGATATTCTCCCATTCAGAGCTAATGATAAAGGAATTAAAGTTAATGGTGATTTTAAGAATATCCTGGGAGAGTTTAGCCGCCTGATAAAAAGCAGTGCATTAGAAAATGAAACGGCCCCTTTGTTGAGTAAAGAAGACACAGGAGAATATTTTACAGAAGAAGTAACAATTGGAGAAAAGATCTCTAAACAGGTTACTGTGGATGATGAAAGCAGTCGTGATGACTTGAGAAGATTAATTGAGATTATTTTATCTGACCGTAAAGAGAACAATATCATTCGGCCGATTCACCCTCATGTTTTTTTATATTATCCTTTATCAGATAATAAAAATCAAAAAGATTATGAGAAAAAAGTAGCTCAGTTTGCAAAGGATATACTTGGTTATAATAATGACAAACTTTCCAAAGTGTTTGATAAAAGTGAAGAAGATGATTTGTTAATTAAATTAATTTTAGATCACTTGGAGAATTTAAAAAACAGTTCTAAAGGTAACAAATATCAAGCTCTTAATAGTAACGTTATTACGATGTTCCAACAAGATTTTATATTTATAAGCAGACACAGAGAATTCTTTTTGGACCATGTTGAACTTTTATTTCAGTACTATTTATTTTTTTATGTGTCTCAATTAGCTTTGAACTTTCATAGATTTGACAAGGGTGATCATAATACCATTTTCCCTCTATATTATGGTTTAGATTGGGAAACCCTAAGTAAACGAAGACCAAGTATATCAGACTCTTTAAGCTATAAAAATTTGAGAGATATCTATAAGTCGACTTTTGTGCATATTCATTGCCAATCTCAACTGAGTCATCTTTTAAAAAACGAAATTGATGTAAAAGAAAAGCGATTTCAAACTTATAAAGATTTAATGGAATTATTAGATGAGGAAGAAGAACGTCGAGAATTTCTTCAATCATTAAATGAATGGTTGCAGAAATACTGTGAAATACGAGGTGATGTAACATATGAAGGACCTGTTGAAACAATACAGCAAGCAATAGAGAAATTGTTTCACTATATGAGAACGTCAATGAGTACAAGTGTATGCGAAAATTACGGAAAAAGTTTAGAAAATATTATGCATGGTCAATTTCTGAAATTCAGAGGGAGCCTGGGATATTCATTAAATATCACTCAAGAATTTTTAATTTTGGTTACCGCACTTGCTACTCAAGGTAAAACTAAAATCACATTAAAAGAATATTTTAAAGAACTTGAGAACAGAGGGGTTCAATTTGATCAGTATTCTAAAGAAAAAATAATTGATCTTCTGGACAGTATAAATATTATAGAAAAGAAGAGTGATAGTGGTGACGCACAATATGTTAAATCAATTTTATAA